GCGGTGGCCGTCTACTTCTTGGCCGGCGCGGCGGCGGGCGCCGAGGCGTCTCCTGCCGCAGCCTCCTCCGCCTCTTCCCAGGGCAGGGCGACTTTTTTCTTGTGGATGGTCAGGCCGCGGGCGTCGTAGTTCAGATCGGTGGAGATCTGGCCATTGTCTTCGACGATATAGCCTTCCGACTTCCATTGCGACAGCTGGCTGTCCAGCAGGCTCTTGGCCAGATCGTCCACTTCCTGCATGTTCGGCTGGTCTTCCGCGGTGTGGTCCACCGTGAACAGATTGCGCGCCTGCGTCAGCACCAAGTCTTCCAGCGTTTGCCGCGGCAAGCTCAGCTTGGCATCCGCCTCGATGCGCTTGGCCAGCAGGGTGATGTCGTTCAGGTCGGCCGGGGTGAAGCCGTTCATGCCCAGGCTGCCCTGCAGCGTGGCTTCGCCGCTAGGCATCTTGAGATAGAACTCGTTGATCAGCAGCTTGGGGTTGTTCTGCAGCAAGGGGATGGCGTTCTTCTTGATGGTGTCCACGTACTGCTTGCGCAGCAGCGTCGGGTCCACGCCTTCGAACGGAATCTCGCTGATCGCCTTGTCCAGCTTGACCAGGGTGGGGCCGTGCAGGTGGTTGGCGGACACGTCCAGCCGCATCGGGCCGTAGCGGTGCTCGTTGAAGCTCAATTCTGCGAAGTTCACCTTGCCGCGGGTGTTGACGAACTCGTCCTGCTCGCTGGTCACGATCTGGTAATTGAAATTCTTCAGCACCACCGACGACGGTTTGAACTCGCCGGACGGGTTGACGAACTCGCCGACGCGCACCCGCGTCATCAGATAGATCAACTCGTTCAGCTTCAGGCTGTAAGGCACGCTTTCGCGCGAGCTGAGCTGGACATTGCCGATGGCGAGCTCGCTGGTGCCCAGCTTGACGCCGGTATTGCCGGGGCGCATGTCGGATATGTAGCGCACGCCTTCAAAGGAGATATTGCCCTTGCTGGCGGCCTCCAGCAGGAAGCCGGGCGAGACCGCCTCGGTTTTGTATTCCTGATAGCCCTGGGCGTAGTCGACCTTGAGGTCGAAGCCTTTCCATTTCATCTTGACGCCGGACAGCGCCTCTTCGTAATCGAAGGAGGGCACGGTGACATCCAGCAAGCCGCCGCCGCCGAAGCCGATGCGGTTGGTGATGGTGATCGGCTCTTTTTCGCCGAAGAAGGTTTTCAGCGTCTTGCGCGTGGCGTCGCTCATCGCGAACTCGGTGCGCACCAAGGCGCGCGCCGGGTGGAGGTCAAACGCCGACAAGCCGGGCAGCGGACCATGCTGGACATGGTTGGTGAACTTGATGGTCGAGTTCAGCAGCGGCTTCATATTGTCGGGCAGCATGTTCTCATACGGCCCCGACAGGCGGCGGTTGAACACCAGCTCGGTGGTTTCGGTGGACGAGAACCAGCCGCGCTCGTAGCTGTGCGATTTGACCTTGAACAGCGGCAAACCAGCCAGCATCCGATGCTGTTCCTGCAGGGTCTCTTCAGCCTTGACGCCGGCCCAGTAGCTGGAGGCGGCGTACAGGACGAACAAGCCGCCGACGGCGGCGCCGGCGATGATCAGTCGACGTTTTGGCAACACGCGTATTTTTCTGAACTAGGGTGAAATGAAGCCCTATGGTACACCAATGCCGGGCGCGGTGCGCTTTCGGCTGAAAGCGCAGGCAAAAAATGCCCCTGATGGGCAAGGGTGTGTTATAGAATAGAGTTTTACATCTAGATTACAGGAAGTCGCAGCTACATGAACTGGCTCAACGGTCTGCTTGATTTGCCGTGGTGGGGCAATATTGTCGCCGCCTTGATTCTGACCCACATCACCATCGCTTCCGTCACTATCTTCCTGCATAGGCATCAGGCCCATCGCGCGCTGGATTTGCATCCGCTGCCCAGCCACTTCTTCCGTTTCTGGCTTTGGCTGACCACCGGCATGGTCACCAAGCAGTGGGCGGCCATCCATCGCAAGCACCACGCGCGCTGCGAAAGCCTGGAGGATCCGCATAGCCCGCAAATCCTCGGCATCAAGAAAGTGTTGTGGGAGGGCGCCGAGCTTTACCGCGCCGCCTGCAAAGACCAGTCCATCATGGACAAGTTCGGCCACGGCACGCCGGACGACTGGCTGGAGCGCAATGTTTACAGCAAGCACAACGCCAAGGGCATCGTGCTGATGTTGATCATCGATCTGGCGCTGTTCGGACCCATCGGCCTGTCTATCTGGGCGGTGCAGATGGTGTGGATTCCGTTCTGGGCGGCGGGCGTGATCAACGGACTCGGCCACTATTGGGGCTACCGCAATTTCGAGAACGAGGACGCTTCCACCAATCTGGTGCCCTGGGGCATTCTGGTGGGCGGCGAAGAGCTGCACAACAACCACCACACCTTCGGCACCTCGGCCAAGCTCTCTTACAAGTGGTACGAATTCGACATCGGCTGGATGTATATCCGCATCCTGTCCGTGCTGGGCTTGGCCACGGTGCGCCGCGTGGCGCCGCAACTGGCGCAGGATCCGTCCCGTCCGCAGTTGGACCTGGAGCATCTGCAGGCGATTATTTCCAACCGCTACGCCATTGCCGCCCGTTATGCGCGCGAACTGCGGGCCGAGTATGGCTCCGAACTGGCCCAGCTGAGTTTGCCGGAGCTGCCGAACGCCGATTTCCGCCGCAAGATGAAGGTGTGGCTGAAGCAGGATGCCAAGGACACGCCGGAAGTCGAGCGCGAGCAACTGGCCGAGCTGCTGGCGCAAAGCCAGGTGCTGGCCACCATCTACAATATGCGGCAGGAGCTGACCCGTTTGTGGGAGCGTTCCAATCTCACCCGCGAACAGTTGCTCAAGGAGTTGCAGGACTGGTGCGCGCGGGCGGAAGCCTCCGGCATCGCCGCATTGGAGCGTTTCTCGCGGAGCTTGAGGCAAACCGCTTTGGCGTAATGCTGGCAATTTGATTTTCGACGAGGCCGCATCTTGATCAGGATGCGGCCTTTTGTTTTGCGCCGCGTAGAGGCTGGTGATCTTCAATTAACTTCACACCTAAGGAGCTTTTATGAAACGAGAAGCCGTGAACCTACCAATAGTGAACATGGTGCCGCTTGAGTGGGAGGCGACCGCCTGCACTTCCAGTGGCGCGCAACAGATTATTCCGGCCATCTCTGCAGGGCTGATCGCGCTCTTCCTCGTCTGGTGATCGCTAGCCGGATGGCCGCGGGCATTTCTGTAGCTACTCAATGCCCGCAGGTCCATTCGGTCTTGATAAACCTCAGCCCCGGCTCGCCGGGAATAACATGATGCGACTTAACAGCTATGACACAGACTTTTAGTGACTTTGCGGCCCATCTGAATGGCGATCCGGTGCGGCACCTTGCCGCCCACGAGGAGCGCTTTCGCCAGTTCGCAAGCTCGGTAGATCTGCAAAGTCTGATTGCGTCGGAGCTAGACCGCTGCAAGGCAGACACTCGGTATCCTGCAAAGATTCGCTCTCGCAGTGCTCTGAGGGTCGGGCGAGGTGATTGGTTCGTCGTCGAACTAGTGGTGCTTCAGCTGCCCGAGACCCCTAACCCAATTACTACCGAACTTTCGGACGACATTTACTACTTCCTGAGCACCGCGGAGGTGGAAGTCTACGAACTGTACAACTTCGAGAATATGACCTACTCGGGCAAGGCGCGTGCAGTTCCGGAAGTTAACTATAGCGTGACTGCCGGCCAAACGATCGTAGTGGAAGCTGAACGACGAGTGCTGGCGAGGGCGTGTACTGAATTTTGTGTAAACGGACATTTGGCAGGAAACTGCCACCTAGTCTGGAGACACAATGAGCTCAAAGAAACACGACGTACCTGACACACTACTGGACAGCTTGCTGGCCGACTATCAGAAGCCCGAAGACCTCATCGGTGAGAACGGCCTACTCAAGCAACTGACCAAGCTGCTGGTCGAGAAAGCACTGGATGCTGAGATGGCCGCACACCTCGGCCATAGCAAACACGAGCCGGTGCTCAATCCAGCCGGCAACACCCGGAACGGCAAGAGCCGCAAGACCCTCAAGGGCGAGTTCGGCGAATTGCCTATCGAAGTGCCACGAGACCGCCAGGGTACCTTCGAGCCGCAACTCATTCCCAAGCACCAGACCCGCTGGACCGGCTTCGACGACAAAGTCATCTCGCTTTACGCCCGTGGTATGACTGTTCGGGAAATCCAGGCCCATCTGGAAGAGATGTACGGCACCGAGGTCTCGCCCAGCCTGATCTCCTCCATCACCGATTCCGTCACAGAAGAGGTCAAGGCGTGGCAGGCTCGCCCCCTGGACTCGCTCTATCCGATCATCTACCTCGACTGCATCCACGTGAAAGTACGTGAGGGAGCTGTACGTGTGAAAGCCGTCTATCTCGCCATCGGTATTACCCTGGCTGGAGAGAAGGAGGTTCTGGGGATGTGGCTGGCTCAGACGGAAGGAGCCAAGTTTTGGCTTCAGGTCGTGACCGAGCTGCGTAACCGGGGCGTACAGGACATCTTTATCGCCTGCGTCGATGGTCTGAAGGGTTTCCCGGAAGCGATCGAGGCGGTCTTCCCGAAAGCAGCGGTGCAGTTGTGCATCGTGCACATGGTGCGACACAGCCTGAACTACGTGTCGTGGAAGCGGCGTGCTGAAGTAGCCGCCGACCTGAAGCGAATCTACCAATCGGCCACCCTCGACGAAGCTGAGCAGCGGCTAGGTGAGTTTGAGGCCAAGTGGGATGACGAGTATTTGCCAATTGGTCAGTCCTGGCGGCGCAACTGGGCTCGGTTGACGCCATTCTTCGACTACCCGCCGGAGATCAGGAAAGTGATCTACACCACTAATGCCATCGAGTCGGTGAATATGAGTCTGCGAAAGCTGACCAAGAATCGGGGCTCGTTCCCGAGTGATGAGGCATTGCTGAAACTGTTCTATCTGGCGCTAAGGAACATCAGTCAGAAGTGGACCATGCCGATTCGGGATTGGAAGGCAGCGCTGACTCGCTTTACCATTCAGTTCGAGGAACGCATTCCACAGGCGTAACCCAAACCCCGTTTACACAAAAATTCGGACACGCCCCGATACTGCGAAACAGTTTGGCTGGAAAGGAGTTCGGAGAGCCATATCGACTTCTTCTTGCCGACAGGTTGTTTGATGGGAAGTGGCCCTCCGTGTCTCGGTGGATGGCCAATGTTGAGCAGATGGCTGCGATATTCGCGGATTCGTCGACTTCTAGCACCGCCCTCTTGCGATGTGTTACTGCCGCTGGCCCTATAGCGTTTGAACTGCCGCAGGCCCCTCATAGCTTGGATCAGATTGCAGATCGAGAGCACCGCGTTGCTGCACGATTAGCTAGAGCCGATAATCGATACCAGGCAGTAAGATGTCGCGAATCGCATGGAGAAGGCGACATTCTACTGAAGGATTTGGGTCCTAGCCGGCACGAAGTACGTATTGGCAGCAGCATTGCAACTCTCGATGAATCGTCGGCCAAGCGCTCAATGGCATTTCATCGCGTGGTGAACATCAGCGAGCTGCCGACGATGACTTTGGCCGCTATTCCGATGCTGCAGACTCTGATCGATAAGATTTCCGCACGTCGTGGCCTCCGGATCTCGTCCTCGCTTTTCTGTCACGTTGACCCGATCGGGATCTCACGCCAGTTATTAGCGCTGAAAATCGAGATGACCGCGGAGGTTTCGGACCGGGGAGCATCCCGGCTCTTGGACGGGATATTCGATGAGGTTATGAACGTTAAGCCACTGGAGTTGTCCTCGGCTGCTCTGATGCTCACCGATGCCATCAATCGGGAACCACTAGGGCTGGCATTGGCCGAGGCCAGCCAGCAAGTAGGTGGCAGCGCTGCGGTGCTTCAAGCGTGGCGGGGATTATCGCAATATCACTATGCGGCGGCGGTTGCAGAAGTACAAGATGCCAGCCTGGTCATGCCATTGGCGTGGGATCGAATCGTAAGTGAGGTGGTTAAGTCGCCTACTATCGAGATTACTCCGGCTAATGGCATGAGCGCCTCCGAGATACTGCAAGTTGTGGAGGACAGGCTCGCATCTATCTCGTGGCCAGTTCGTAATGAGAGTCCAATCGCTGAGCTACGTTCCCGGTTGCTTGTCCAGGGGAAATTTCGAGAATCTGCCTTTGTGAGGCGCACAGCGCTCCCGCTTGGTGATTCGTCCGCGTGTGCAGCTATCGTCGCCGCTGAGCGAGAGATTGATCGAGTCTTCGTGCAACCGCTTCTGCGAGATGCTATCGGCTCCTATAGCGCCTTCATCGGCGTCGATATGGCAATGCAAGAGTATCACATTGGCAGTTATCGAACGCCTGAGTTGGGAGGGTTCTTGGTCAGGCCATGGGACGAAGATGCTTGGCAGGAGAGGATATCGGCGATTGATCTGTGCGCCGTCGCAGCCAACAGGAAGAGTCTCGTTGATGCCATCGGGCGAGTCGACGAACGACCGCAATCTTTAGTTCGGGCAATTTACGGACGTCTGACGGGTTCTTCAGCTACGTTTGCACACCTCCAAGATGCGCTCAGAGTCATTGATGACGATATGATCGTTTCCATACTCCGGAGACTTGGCGAGTTTCCTGCATGCAGCGTTGCGGTATTAGGGCGAATGGACCAGACCCCACGTCCCGATAGCACTTGGTCAGTAGTGTCACTCTAGCGTGTCTGCGATGTCGCGGTTGCCAAAGATTGTTGAGTCCGACAGTCTGCAACGTAGACTGCTCAAGAGATTACGCGTCGGAATTGAGCATACCCTATCTTAATGTCAGGCAACCGCAAGCAAGTGGCTTTTCCGTAATCTTCCGTCCATTTCCCTCATCCACCCGCAAGCATTGCGCTTGCGGGTTTTTTATCGTCCCGGGTTTAGTACTGTTTGCTATATAAAAATTTGAATTAATTTTTGTATCTTTTATAGCTTGCGGAAATATAATGTGCTGACTGGAACAAGCAAGGATTTGCGATGACAGTTCTCACTCAAGCCGATCTCTCCGGCGATCTGCCTTATATCCATGGCTTCTCCGCCGCCGAGCAAGCGCGCTTGGTTCGTCAGGCGCGCTTCTCCGAGGCCATGGTTTACCGCGATGTCGATTTCTCCGGCGTTGACCGGCTGCTGGAAGTTGGTTGCGGCGTCGGCGCCCAGACTGAAATCCTGCTGCGCCGCTTTCCGGACGCGCAGATCACCGGCATCGACTTCAGCCAGCGGCAGCTGGCGGTAGCACGGCAACGGCTGCAAGGCAGCCCCTACCATGACAGAGCCAATCTGCTGCATATGGACGCGGAGGATCTGGATTTTCCGCCCGCCAGCTACGATGCCGCCTTCTTGTGCTGGATTCTGGAGCATGTGAATTCGCCCGAGCGCGTGCTGGGCGAAGTGCGGCGGGTGTTGAGGCCGGGCGCCAGGCTGTACGCCACCGAGGCGATGAACGCCACTTTCTTTCTGTCGCCTTATTCCGCGAACCTGCAGCAATACTGGCTGGCATTCAACGACCATCAGCTCGAGGTCGGCGGCGATCCCTTCGTCGGCGCGAAATTGGGCAATATCCTGCAGCGCTTGGGTTTCCGCCATGTGGAAACGCAGGTGAAAACCTGGCATCTGGACAGCCGCGAACCGCATCGCCGCCAACTGGTGCTGGATTACTGGACCGAGTTGTTGCTGTCCGCGGCGGATCAATTGATAGAGGCCGGCCGGGTGGACGCGGCGCTGGTGGAGGCGATGACGCGCGAGCTGCGCCAGTTGCGCGGCAATCCGGAGCTGGTGTTCTTCTACAGCTTCATGCAAGCCAGCGCGGTGGTTTAAAAATGAAGATAAGAGCCGTTGTTATATCGATTCGATAGAAATTTTTTTGCTTTTTATATAACTAAAAATTACTAAAAGTAATTTTAAAATAGCCAGGAGTATTGAAATGAAGGATCATTCGGTTTTGTCGCTGATCGGCAACACGCCGCTGGTGCGGGTCAGCCATCTGGATACCGGCCCGTGCGAACTGTATCTGAAGCTGGAAAGCCACAATCCGGGCGGTTCGATCAAAGACCGGATCGCGCTGACGATGATCGAGGCGGCCGAGCGGGAAGGCAAGCTGAAACCGGGCGGCGCCATCATCGAGGCCACCGCCGGCAACACCGGCCTGGGGCTGGCGCTGGTGGCGTCTCAGAAAGGCTACCCGCTGACGCTGGTGGTGCCGGACAAAATGAGCCGGGAAAAGATTTTGCACCTGCAGGCGCTGGGCGCGAAGGTGGTGCTGACCCGTTCCGACGTCGGCAAGGGCCATCCGGAGTATTACCAGGATCTGGCGGCGAGCATCGCCAGCGAAACGCCTGGCGCGTACTACATCGACCAGTTCAACAACCCGGCCAATCCGCTGGCGCATGAAACCACCACCGGGCCGGAGATCTGGCGCCAGATGAAGCATGAGGTGGACGCGGTGGTGGTGGGGGTGGGCTCCAGCGGCACGTTGACCGGCCTGACCCGCTTCTTCAGCAAGCATGCGCCGGACACCGCCTTTGTGCTGGCCGATCCGGTGGGCTCGGTGATGGCGGACTTTGTCGAAACCGGCAGTTATGGCCAGGCCGGCAGTTGGCTGATCGAGGGCATAGGCGAGGACTTCATTCCGCCGTTGACCGATTTGTCCATGGTGAAGCGCGCCTTCCGCATCAGCGACCAGGAAAGCTTCGACACCGCCCAACAATTGCTGAGCAGCGAAGGCATTCTGGCGGGGTCTTCGTCGGGCGCGCTGCTGGCGGCGGCGCTGCGCTACTGCCGCGAGCAGACCGAACCCAAGCGCGTGGTGACGCTGGTGTGCGACAGCGGCAACAAGTATCTGTCCAAGATGTACAACCGCGATTGGCTGGTCGACCAAGGCATGCTGCGCCTGCCCGAGGTGGGCGGGCTGACCGACCTGATCGTCCGTCGCCATCAGGATGGCAGCACGGTGTCTTGCCATCCGGACGAGCCGCTGAGCGCCGCCTACCAGCGCATGCGCCTGCACGATGTGTCGCAGATGCCGGTGCTGGACGACGACAAGGTGGTGGGCGTGCTGGACGAGTGGGACTTGCTGCTGTCGGTGCACGGCGAGCCGGAGAACTTCCGCCAGGCGGTGAGAAGCGCGATGAGCAGCCAGGTGCAGACCTTGTCGCCGCGCGCCTCCTTGCAGGATTTGCTGCAGGTGTTCAATGACGGGCATATCGCGCTGATCGTCGATCAGGGCCGCTACCTGGGCTTGATCACCCAGTCCGATTTGCTGGCCTTCTGGCGTCGCCAGCCGCGCGGAGCATGATCAAACACTGGATTTAAGCGGCTCGCCTGGAGCGGGCCGGACATAATTATGAAAAGGACAAAGCTATGACTGATTTTCACACACTGGCCGTCACCGCCGGCGCCCATGAAGACGCTTTCGGCGCGGTGATGCCGCCTATCTATGCGACCTCCACGTATCGCCAACACGCGCCGGGCGAGCATACCGGCTATGAGTATTCCCGTTCGCAAAACCCGACGCGTGAAGCGCTGGAGCGCGCGGTGGCCGAGCTGGAGGGCGGTCTGCGCGGCTATGCCTTTGGTTCGGGATTGGCCGCCATCTCCACCGTGCTGGAGCTGCTGCCGGCCGGCAGCCATCTGATCGCGGTGAATGATCTCTACGGCGGCACCTTCCGCCTGTTCGAGAAAGTGCGCAAACTCAGCGCCAATCTGGAAGTGACTTATGTCGCCTCGGCCGATAGCGCCGCGCTGGAAGCCGCCATCCGGCCGAATACCAAGATGATCTGGGTGGAAACGCCGTCCAATCCGCTGAACCAGCTGGTGGATCTGAACGCCGTGGCCGCCATCGCCCGCCGCCACAAGCTGATCGGCGTGGTGGACAACACCTTCGCCTCGCCGGTGAACCAGCGGCCGCTGGATTTCGGCTTCGACATCGTCGTCCACTCCGCCACCAAGTATTTGAACGGCCATTCCGATGTGGTGGCCGGCGTGGCGGTGGTCAGCCGCGAGCAGCTGGAGCTGGCCGAGCAGCTGGCCTTCCTGCACAACGCGGTGGGGGCCATTCTGGACGCCTTCCCCAGCTTCCTGGTGCTGCGCGGCCTGCGCACGCTGGCGCTGCGTGTCGAGCAGCATAACCGCAATGGTCTGGCCATCGCTCGTTGGCTGGAGGCGCAGCCGTGGGTGGAATCGGTGCTGTATCCCGGCCTGGAAAGCCACCCGCAGCACGAACTGGCGCGCAGCCAGATGCAAGGGTATGGCGGCATCGTGTCCTTCTATCTTAAGGGCGATGTGAAGGCTTTCCTGTCCAAGCTCAAACTGTTCGCGCTGGCCGAGAGCCTGGGCGGGGTGGAAAGCCTGGTGTGCCTGCCGGCGGCGATGACGCATGCGTCCATTCCGGCCGAACGCCGCGCCGCTCTGGGCATACACGATAATCTGATCCGCCTGTCGGTGGGCGTGGAAGGCGAGGCGGCGCTGATTGCCGATCTGGCGCAGGCGCAGCGGGACAGCTGATCGCGTTGCCGTTAGAATCGTTGGTAATTACCCACCCAAAACGGAGAACAACATGAGCATTTACCGTCACAAGCAAGGCGCCCGTCTGGCCGAGGCCGTGGTGACCAATGGCCTGGTCTTTCTGGCTGGCCAGGTGCCGGAAAACACCGAGGCCGATGCTCGCGCCCAGACCGAAAACGTATTGGGTCAGATCGACGCCTTGCTGGCGGAACTGGATTCGGATAAGGCCAAGATTGTCGACGTCACGATTTTCCTGGCCAATCTGGCCGATTACGATGCGATGAACGCAGCCTGGGACGCCTGGGTGCCGGCCGGCAACGTGCCCGCCCGCGCCACGGTGGAAGCCAAGCTGGCCAATCCGGCGTGGAAGGTGGAGATCAAGCTGGTCGCCGCGCGCTGAGCCGCTTGGTCAAGGAGAAACCCGCAGCTGTGATGGCTGCGGGTTTTTTTATTGCTTCGGCGGCGGCGGGGGATTGCCGTCTTGCGGCGGATGGTCGGGAATCGCGGCGAGGCGTGCCGGCATCATCGCGCATTTACCGCTCATTTTCTCGCCGCGGGGCGTGGTGAACGACACCGTCTCCCCCGCTTTCTTGCCATTGCAAGCCTGAAACGCCTCGTCCGGCGGCACCCGATTTTGCGGCGGAGGCGCTGCTGAGGCGAAAGCGCTAGTCAGAATGAGAAGGCCGGCGATGCAGGGAAGACGGTCCATCTAAATGTTCCTTTCCTTCGAGAGCGAGGGGCTGCGGCGTGGTTCGGCCATGACAAGTCTGGTCCTGCCCTTTAGTGCAGATGCCGTGTCAGGCAGCATCTGCATTTTATGCCGCAACCCTATGTAATTCATCTTTATTTTCAATAAAAATCAATAACATGGACGCATTTTTGACGATTGCTGACGCAAGGGCACTTCGATATCACTAGGGCATGCGGCGGCTGTCTGCTGCCGCAGAAACTGGCGCTGCACATCCATCTCACATCAGGAGGTTGAAACATGCAGTCGAAATCCGTGATCGTGGCTGCCCTGATCGGCGTGGCGGGATTGACCGCCCAGGCCGTCGACGCGCAGCCCAATATCGAGGCTACGCCGCAATCCTTATCCGTCCAGGCATCAGCGGCCGCCAACGCCGCCCGCAAGGGTTTGGCGGAGTTCTCCAAGCAGGTCCTGTCCAATAAAAACGGCAATTTGCCGGATGGTTTTCCGCTTGATGTCGCCAGCGCGTCTGAGCTGGCTGCCGCGCGGGTGGGCTATGGCTTTCCCGTTTATAGCGTCAACCCTCAAAAGCTGATGGCGGCGGATGCCGATATCAGCCGCCTGATGACGCCTACCGGCAGTTGGCGCTTCATCATCTACTCCGGGAGCAAGCCCATCGGCCTGGTGACGGTGGAGCAGGTGCGCGGCCAGTGGCAGGCCATTGCCTATGGAGCCATCGGCTTGGCGCGCAATGTCGAGGCGCTTCAGACCGCCTATGGCAATGCCGGCCGCAGCAATACCCGTTTTTTGAGGGTTTTCCAGGCGCAGTCGGACTTCTTGGAAGTCATGCCCGAGCAA
The Chromobacterium sp. IIBBL 290-4 DNA segment above includes these coding regions:
- a CDS encoding RidA family protein; its protein translation is MSIYRHKQGARLAEAVVTNGLVFLAGQVPENTEADARAQTENVLGQIDALLAELDSDKAKIVDVTIFLANLADYDAMNAAWDAWVPAGNVPARATVEAKLANPAWKVEIKLVAAR
- a CDS encoding fatty acid desaturase, giving the protein MNWLNGLLDLPWWGNIVAALILTHITIASVTIFLHRHQAHRALDLHPLPSHFFRFWLWLTTGMVTKQWAAIHRKHHARCESLEDPHSPQILGIKKVLWEGAELYRAACKDQSIMDKFGHGTPDDWLERNVYSKHNAKGIVLMLIIDLALFGPIGLSIWAVQMVWIPFWAAGVINGLGHYWGYRNFENEDASTNLVPWGILVGGEELHNNHHTFGTSAKLSYKWYEFDIGWMYIRILSVLGLATVRRVAPQLAQDPSRPQLDLEHLQAIISNRYAIAARYARELRAEYGSELAQLSLPELPNADFRRKMKVWLKQDAKDTPEVEREQLAELLAQSQVLATIYNMRQELTRLWERSNLTREQLLKELQDWCARAEASGIAALERFSRSLRQTALA
- a CDS encoding class I SAM-dependent methyltransferase, which codes for MTVLTQADLSGDLPYIHGFSAAEQARLVRQARFSEAMVYRDVDFSGVDRLLEVGCGVGAQTEILLRRFPDAQITGIDFSQRQLAVARQRLQGSPYHDRANLLHMDAEDLDFPPASYDAAFLCWILEHVNSPERVLGEVRRVLRPGARLYATEAMNATFFLSPYSANLQQYWLAFNDHQLEVGGDPFVGAKLGNILQRLGFRHVETQVKTWHLDSREPHRRQLVLDYWTELLLSAADQLIEAGRVDAALVEAMTRELRQLRGNPELVFFYSFMQASAVV
- a CDS encoding cystathionine beta-synthase, with amino-acid sequence MKDHSVLSLIGNTPLVRVSHLDTGPCELYLKLESHNPGGSIKDRIALTMIEAAEREGKLKPGGAIIEATAGNTGLGLALVASQKGYPLTLVVPDKMSREKILHLQALGAKVVLTRSDVGKGHPEYYQDLAASIASETPGAYYIDQFNNPANPLAHETTTGPEIWRQMKHEVDAVVVGVGSSGTLTGLTRFFSKHAPDTAFVLADPVGSVMADFVETGSYGQAGSWLIEGIGEDFIPPLTDLSMVKRAFRISDQESFDTAQQLLSSEGILAGSSSGALLAAALRYCREQTEPKRVVTLVCDSGNKYLSKMYNRDWLVDQGMLRLPEVGGLTDLIVRRHQDGSTVSCHPDEPLSAAYQRMRLHDVSQMPVLDDDKVVGVLDEWDLLLSVHGEPENFRQAVRSAMSSQVQTLSPRASLQDLLQVFNDGHIALIVDQGRYLGLITQSDLLAFWRRQPRGA
- a CDS encoding IS256 family transposase, whose translation is MSSKKHDVPDTLLDSLLADYQKPEDLIGENGLLKQLTKLLVEKALDAEMAAHLGHSKHEPVLNPAGNTRNGKSRKTLKGEFGELPIEVPRDRQGTFEPQLIPKHQTRWTGFDDKVISLYARGMTVREIQAHLEEMYGTEVSPSLISSITDSVTEEVKAWQARPLDSLYPIIYLDCIHVKVREGAVRVKAVYLAIGITLAGEKEVLGMWLAQTEGAKFWLQVVTELRNRGVQDIFIACVDGLKGFPEAIEAVFPKAAVQLCIVHMVRHSLNYVSWKRRAEVAADLKRIYQSATLDEAEQRLGEFEAKWDDEYLPIGQSWRRNWARLTPFFDYPPEIRKVIYTTNAIESVNMSLRKLTKNRGSFPSDEALLKLFYLALRNISQKWTMPIRDWKAALTRFTIQFEERIPQA
- a CDS encoding YdgA family protein, with amino-acid sequence MLPKRRLIIAGAAVGGLFVLYAASSYWAGVKAEETLQEQHRMLAGLPLFKVKSHSYERGWFSSTETTELVFNRRLSGPYENMLPDNMKPLLNSTIKFTNHVQHGPLPGLSAFDLHPARALVRTEFAMSDATRKTLKTFFGEKEPITITNRIGFGGGGLLDVTVPSFDYEEALSGVKMKWKGFDLKVDYAQGYQEYKTEAVSPGFLLEAASKGNISFEGVRYISDMRPGNTGVKLGTSELAIGNVQLSSRESVPYSLKLNELIYLMTRVRVGEFVNPSGEFKPSSVVLKNFNYQIVTSEQDEFVNTRGKVNFAELSFNEHRYGPMRLDVSANHLHGPTLVKLDKAISEIPFEGVDPTLLRKQYVDTIKKNAIPLLQNNPKLLINEFYLKMPSGEATLQGSLGMNGFTPADLNDITLLAKRIEADAKLSLPRQTLEDLVLTQARNLFTVDHTAEDQPNMQEVDDLAKSLLDSQLSQWKSEGYIVEDNGQISTDLNYDARGLTIHKKKVALPWEEAEEAAAGDASAPAAAPAKK
- a CDS encoding PLP-dependent aspartate aminotransferase family protein, with protein sequence MTDFHTLAVTAGAHEDAFGAVMPPIYATSTYRQHAPGEHTGYEYSRSQNPTREALERAVAELEGGLRGYAFGSGLAAISTVLELLPAGSHLIAVNDLYGGTFRLFEKVRKLSANLEVTYVASADSAALEAAIRPNTKMIWVETPSNPLNQLVDLNAVAAIARRHKLIGVVDNTFASPVNQRPLDFGFDIVVHSATKYLNGHSDVVAGVAVVSREQLELAEQLAFLHNAVGAILDAFPSFLVLRGLRTLALRVEQHNRNGLAIARWLEAQPWVESVLYPGLESHPQHELARSQMQGYGGIVSFYLKGDVKAFLSKLKLFALAESLGGVESLVCLPAAMTHASIPAERRAALGIHDNLIRLSVGVEGEAALIADLAQAQRDS